A part of Desulfomicrobium baculatum DSM 4028 genomic DNA contains:
- a CDS encoding transposase, which translates to MGVPINAGLVFMGYPQRFFEPGYVWHLTARCHNRDFLLNQVLYRKLLTDTLFENQGRYRVPVLNFTVTSNHVHLLVVSPTDREAIPEMMRDLGSKVAATYNKKSDRKGSFWERRYHATAVESGEHLVRCSLYIDTNMVRAGVVRHPSEWKHGGYHEIVKPKQRYKTVNLSELSRLAGLPDDPTFPEHYAGWVDNVVKRGHLCRDDVWTAELAVGSVKFVDHVRRQSGYAPILKDESNMLGEQPAPYGAQDCGNMLEWGF; encoded by the coding sequence ATGGGAGTGCCTATCAACGCAGGTCTGGTCTTTATGGGTTACCCGCAACGATTTTTCGAGCCTGGTTATGTCTGGCATCTGACTGCCCGTTGTCACAATCGGGACTTTCTCTTGAATCAGGTATTGTACCGCAAGCTGCTGACAGACACGCTCTTTGAAAATCAGGGCCGTTACCGGGTGCCGGTGCTGAACTTCACGGTGACTTCCAACCACGTTCATCTGCTCGTGGTCAGCCCGACAGACAGGGAAGCGATACCGGAGATGATGCGCGATCTGGGTTCCAAGGTGGCCGCAACGTACAACAAGAAGAGCGACCGCAAGGGAAGCTTCTGGGAGCGGCGCTACCATGCCACGGCGGTGGAGAGCGGAGAGCATCTGGTTCGGTGCTCGCTGTACATCGACACAAACATGGTTCGGGCCGGAGTGGTCAGGCATCCTTCGGAGTGGAAGCACGGCGGCTACCACGAGATCGTGAAGCCCAAGCAGCGTTACAAGACAGTGAACCTGTCCGAGCTGTCCAGGCTGGCAGGCTTGCCGGATGATCCGACATTTCCAGAGCATTATGCGGGCTGGGTGGATAACGTGGTCAAGCGCGGGCATCTGTGCCGAGACGATGTGTGGACGGCGGAGCTGGCCGTGGGGAGCGTGAAGTTTGTTGATCATGTGCGCAGGCAGAGCGGATATGCGCCCATTCTGAAGGACGAAAGCAACATGCTCGGCGAACAACCGGCCCCGTACGGAGCGCAGGATTGCGGAAACATGCTGGAGTGGGGATTTTGA